The region TTGTATCTCAATAAAACAACACTGACTCACCCACCCGGTCAATCAACAAATCCCGATAGTACTCTGCCTTGGCAATATGCAATGTTTCCAAGGGGTTGAAGTCATCCGTAATCACCAGCTTGGTATCGCCCTCGACATTCACTTCCCGGGCTTCCAACCATCGACGAGGGGGTTCGGGGCCGCTGAGCTCCAGGGGGGCGTCCGACACCACGAACACGAAGTCATTGAATGTCGCCTCCGGTGAGGATACAAAAGTGCGACGATGCTCAAACACCTGATCCAGGGTGTTTGCCACAGCCTCCACCGGTGCCTGCTGCCCTTCGTGAGTCAAGCCAACAAAGTTCAGTGCCAACACGCCCCCTGGTTTCAACCGGGCTTTCAATGTCTGAAACATTTCAAGACTCAATAGATGAATGGGCTCCGCGCCTCCGGTAAAACAGTCGTGCACAATCAGGTCATAACGCCGATTGAGCTGCTGGATCCGGTAGCGCGCATCGCCCACTACCACATCGCCCGTCGGCTGAAAGCTGAAGTAGGCCTGAGCGGCGTGAGCCACTGCCGGGTCAATTTCAATGGCGTCGGTTCGCACTCCAAAACCGGCGTAGGCATTGACCAGGTGACCACTGCCCAGACCCACCAGCAATGCCGAGTCCCCGGCCGGATGAAACCGGGGCAACTGCCCGACAACCTGCTGATACCCCAACAAACCCAAGCCGGTCTCCAGATCTTCAGCCCCGATCGTCGAGCCCCCGGACATCAGCCAGCGTATGCCGCGCTCCGGCTGATCAATGACCCTGACCCAACCGTAATGGGTTTCCGCCTCAAAGACCACCTCCGAGCCAGGATAATGCCGCGTGCCCACCGTGGAGCCGACGCCCAGTAACAGCGCCGCCGCCAACACGCCCGTCGACACACCCCAGACCAGCAGTGAATGGCCGGACTTCAGCCGCTGACGCTCGTAAAGTGACAACACGAACGCCATTACCAGCATCAGCAGGCTGAGACTGATAACAATGATCTCGGTACCGAACAGGGGCAACAGGAAAAAACCGAGTACCAGGGTGCCCAGCACACTGCCGAGCGTACTGATTGCGTAAACCGTGCCGGCGGTTCGCCCCACCCGCTCCAGTCCCTGAGTCACGGTTTTGATCACGTAGGGGCCGACCATTCCCAGCGTCAGCAGGCAGGGCGTGAACAATACCAGTGCACTGAGCAACGCCCCGCCCCGCAACCCGAGTCCATTGCTGGCCAGTTGAACCGGTTTGCTCAGTAACGGAATCACTCCAATCAGAACTGCGGTGACCAGAAGAATATGGGACAGCCGCAACCAGGGCGCGGTGTCGGCGAGGCGCCCGCCCACCAGATAGCCCACTGAAAGTGCCAGCAATGCCGTGGACAGTAGCGAGGACCAGACGATCATACTGACGCCATAGTAGGGGCCGATGATCCGCGTTCCGAGCAACTCGATCATCATCACAGTCGCGCCGGTCAGACTGGCGGTCACATAAAAAAGCCACCGGTCAATTCGGGTCAATGGCGGGTGACCACGCGCGTTGTCAAAAGGGTTCTGTTGGGGCTTGGTCTGCTTGTGTTTGGACACGTTCCATGACCTCTATTATTGTTGTATTGCAAATGGTTAGCCGTAGACTATAAGAAGTTCCGCAAGCTGCCAACGCGACCTTCCGTTTTTGTGGTCTGGTTCGCAGCCTGTGAAAAGTATCCGGAGGCACTGTGCGTCGATTACCGTCTGTTCTCGCCTGGCTCAACGGCCTGATCCCCTTGGTGGCCGTTGTCGGGGCTTACAGCATAGCGCTGCACCAACAGGCCGCGCCGGCATGTAACCCACTCATCGACGGCTGCACTTCAATCAGTCGGGCGGCGCGCAGCGGCGATGCGATTTTCCTGTTTCGGGGCCTGATGATGCCGCTGAGCATGTTGCTGGTGCTTTACTGGCTGCTGCAGTGGCATTGGCTGAACCAGTTGATCGGCCCACGCCGCCGACACACTGTCGCCCTCTGGCTCGGAATCATTTCCGCGCTCGCACTGGTGCTCTACACAAACTATCTCGGCACTGGTGGAGGTTTCTACGAGTTTATGCGCCGTACCGGCATCATCTTCCATTTCGCCTTTGCCTTACTGGCTCAGTTGATTTGCGTGCAGTCGCTGTTCAGCGCCCGCAACCGGCTTCCATCGGACATTATTACCCCGGTTCGCTGGCAGTTTGCGCTGGTGTCAATCCAGTGGTTGTGGGGCGCGGTATCCCTGGCGGTGGATATCACTCTGCCCGCGTTCGAATACGAGGCAAAGAACGTGATTGAATGGAATTTCGCCTGGGCAATGGTGGGGTTTTACGGTGTAAGCGGCTGGATCTGGTGGCGACACCCGCCCCAACCGTAGGGCTCTCATGCTTTACCACAAAGGCCTGATATGGCACTGAGGCGTCAGCGAGGAATACCGTTTGCAGACTCTCGAAGGCATGGATGCCGACGCGAAGCCCCCATGGGCCGCTCTTTGGCATCCATGCCACCGCGGCATTAGTG is a window of Marinimicrobium sp. C6131 DNA encoding:
- a CDS encoding fused MFS/spermidine synthase, giving the protein MSKHKQTKPQQNPFDNARGHPPLTRIDRWLFYVTASLTGATVMMIELLGTRIIGPYYGVSMIVWSSLLSTALLALSVGYLVGGRLADTAPWLRLSHILLVTAVLIGVIPLLSKPVQLASNGLGLRGGALLSALVLFTPCLLTLGMVGPYVIKTVTQGLERVGRTAGTVYAISTLGSVLGTLVLGFFLLPLFGTEIIVISLSLLMLVMAFVLSLYERQRLKSGHSLLVWGVSTGVLAAALLLGVGSTVGTRHYPGSEVVFEAETHYGWVRVIDQPERGIRWLMSGGSTIGAEDLETGLGLLGYQQVVGQLPRFHPAGDSALLVGLGSGHLVNAYAGFGVRTDAIEIDPAVAHAAQAYFSFQPTGDVVVGDARYRIQQLNRRYDLIVHDCFTGGAEPIHLLSLEMFQTLKARLKPGGVLALNFVGLTHEGQQAPVEAVANTLDQVFEHRRTFVSSPEATFNDFVFVVSDAPLELSGPEPPRRWLEAREVNVEGDTKLVITDDFNPLETLHIAKAEYYRDLLIDRVGESVLFY